The sequence TCATGTAGTTTATTCCAAGTAACGATAACACTAGCTATTTTAGAGATGCACATAAAATTTAACTAACTAAATTATTTGAATCGGCTTCGGGGATGTCGTTAACCTGTTTTACCATAATAAGCTGCCATACATTTAAAATATCTGTTATGGCAAGTAATGGCTAATGAGAACCCCGCTTATAATATCAGCGCTTCATCCATAATCTAGTTTTATAAAATCTACTATGTAGATGAACGGAAAGTTACATATGTGTAGTTAATAAGGGAATAAATTTTTTGTCATCTATCTCTAGATAGACCGATATTGTAATTGGCCTGTAATTGTTAATACATTAATGCTTTTTTTGAGTTTTGTCAGGAGCTAAGAATTTGTTTTAGCACCCGTTACTATATTGTTAACAATATGCTATTTTTTATACAATCTTTTCGTTAGCTTTTGCAATATTTTATCCATATATTAAATCTCTCTATAACTCAAAGTGCAATTGTTTGCCTGCCTTGAGCAACAGTTCAAAAGCAGGTGGTGGTACAGGAGGACTGAACAGATAGCCTTGCATTGCATCGCAATGATGTTGACGTAGGAATGCCAGTTCCGCTTCTGTCTCCACTCCCTCAGCAATGACTGTCAGATTTAGGGAGTGAGCGAGCTGAATCAAGGCAGTTGTAATGGCGGCGTTTTTGGCATCATTAATCAGGTTGCAGACAAAGCTGCGATCGATTTTCAATGTATCAAAGGGAAATTGCTTCAGATAGGTCAAAGAAGAATAACCGGTGCCAAAATCATCAACAGAAATTTGAATACCTAACCCTTTTAATTCTTTCAAAGTCGCGATCGCTGCTTCTGGATTTTGCACCAATATACTCTCAGTTAGCTCTAACTCCAGCCATTTAGGTTCCAAATCGCGATCTTCTAAAATCTCAACAACCTGGTAGCTGAGGTCGGGTTGATTAAATTGATATGCTGATAGGTTAACAGCCATCGACAGCTGAAACCCGGCATCATGCCAAATTTTAGCTTGTCGGCAAGCTGTAAGCAATACCCATTGACCAATGGGGACAATCAAGCCAGTTTCTTCTGCTATGGGAATAAATTCAACTGGCGAAACCATACCGCGTGTAGGATGTTGCCAGCGGATGAGAGCTTCTGCACCTACAATTGCTAGCGTCTGAACATCAACTTTTGGCTGATAATATAGCTGCAATTCATTTCGTTCTAAGGCGTAATGCAGACTGCTTTCTAGTTCCAGCGTAGCGATGGATTTTGCAGAAAGCGCAGCTGTATAAAACTCATAGCAATTTCCTCCTTTGTTTTTCGCCCCATGCATAGCTGCTAGGCTGTAATCTAGCAGGTGGTCGAGGTCGCAACCATCTTCGGGATAAACAGCAATGCCGATACTAACAGTGATGAAAAGTTCTTGAGTATTCAAGAGGAAAGGTAAAGATAAGGCATTCAAAATGTTTTGAGCAACATCAGCAGCATTTTGTTTTTGAGCAGTTGGATTGACGATAATGGCAAATTGAGATGTATCCAATCGCGCCACCGAATTGCTGTCACCCGCACACAATATCAAACGTTCTGCTAGAGCTTGAAGTAACAAATCGCTACCCTTTGACCCCAAAGTGCGATTTAACCACTCGAATCGGTCTAAACTCAATGACAGGATGGGTATCATACGAGAGTCAGACAAAAAGCAAAAGGCTCCAGGAGATGAGTTAAGTTCTTGATTTTCACCCAAAGGCTGTAATTTTGGTTTATTTCTAGTGCTTTCTCCCTCCCCGCTCTTGCCTGTAAAACTCATCCCGCATTGTTGTACAGTTTGATTGAACTGCTCTCGCAACAAAAGCCGATTTGGGAGATTGGTCAAGCTGTCGTAGTGTATTAGCTGATTGAGTTGTTCTGCTGCCTGTTTAAGAGCCGTTGTGTACTGCTGTTTGACAACTTCTTGTTTATTAAACCGAGTAGCGATCGCGTCTAGCAATTCTTGTCTCGTAAAAGGTTTGGTAAGATAATCATCCGCTCCCAATTTCATCCCCAAACGCAGAGCCGACCTGTCCGCTAGACCAGTCAGAAAAATAAACGGAATCACAGCTGTAGCAGGGTTTTGACGCAAGTGCTTTAAGATGCCGTAACCATCCAAAAATGGCAGCATAATATCGCACAAAATCAAGTCCGGCAACTCTTTATATGCCATCTGCACGCCACTCAAACCCGTGTCAGCTGACATGACATCAAACCCTTCCGAAGCCAGGATTTTGATTAGGAGGCTGGAAATGGATGGCTCATCTTCTATCACCAAAATTTTTTTCATTATCAGTTAAACCCTGATAATATTTAGAATAAAAAATTGCTGTTCGTTCATGGGTCAATAGTTATGTTATGTTTTTGCCATTTTACCGCTTACCGATAACCCATTGCGTACTCTTTTTAAATTTTCTTATCGTTAAACTGACGAATCGGAATCTGCATTACCAACTCGGTACCAACTCCCAGTTGGGAATTGCACTTAAGTTGACCCCCGTGACGCCCAACCACGATTTGGTAACAAATAGACAGCCCTAAACCCGTGCCGCTGCCAACTGGTTTAGTGGTAAAAAACGGGTCAAACAACCGCCCTCTAACTTCCGGCGTCATTCCTGAACCATTATCACAAATCCTAATTTCTATATGATTTTCATCGGACATTCTGGTGCGAATTTTGATAGTAGGAGAACGCCTTTCTTCTTCATTATCATCCTTTAATCTACCCCTATTAAAAGGCTGTAATATGAGATTGGCGGCTGCAAAGGATTCTTGATCTTGGGGTACTAATTCCTGTGCTTTTTCCAAAGCATCAAGAGCATTATTCAGAAGATTGAAAAACACCTGATTCAACTGGCCGGGGTAACACTCCACCAACGGCAAAGAGTCATATTCTTTAATAATTTCAATACTGTAATCCCAATTCGGTGAAAGATTTTCTAGACTATTTCTATGCAGCCGATGCTGCAAGATTAAAAGAGTATTATCAAGACCTTCATGAATGTCAGCTTTTTTGATTTCGGCTTCGTCAAGCCTGGAAAATTTTCTTAAGCTAAGTATAATATCCCGAATCCTAAAGGCCCCATTTTGCATAGATTCTAAAGTCTTTGGGAGATCTCTAGTGACAAATTCAAAATCTATTTCTTCTGCTGCCCGCTTAACTTCTACAACAGGATTAGGATAGTGTTTTTGATAAAGGTGCATTAACTCTAGCAAGTCGTTGACGTATTCGCTAGTATGGGCAAGGTTGCCACTGATAAAAGTGATAGGGTTGTTAATTTCGTGGGCAATCCCGGCGACCATCTGACCAAGACCAGACATTTTTTCGCTTTGTACTAGCTGTGCCTGAGTTTGCCGCAATTCTTGTAAGGCTTGGCTTAGTTGTTGATTTGCTTCGCTCAATTGCTGTTGATATCGGTAGAGCCGCAATCCCGCTCTTACCCGTGCAAGCAATTCATTGGGATCGATAGGCTTAGAGAGAAAATCATCCGCTCCCGCATCCAAACCTTCAACTCGATCGGCTACAGTACCGCGAGCAGTTAGCAGAATAAAGAATGTACTTGCTAGATCGGGTGTTGCCTTCAGGCGACGACAAATTTCTACCCCATCCATTAGTGGTAGCATCCAATCGCATAGCATCAATGCCGGACGTACTTCAAATGCTTGTTTTAATCCTTCTTCACCGTTTTTGGCTACTACCACTTCATAGCCAGAAAGTTGCAGGTCTCTTTTAAGAAGTAGGCGTGTTGCCGAATCATCTTCAACTACAAGAATTTTTGACATACGAAGAAGTTTAGAGCAATTTTTGATTAGAAATTCTGGAAGCTAAGGTAAGAAATGACAAGGGCAAATAGTAAATTTTAAATAAACCAATTGCCACGCCTCCATAGTAAATTAAATTATAGGAATTAGCAGGCAGCGATGAAGGCTTTAACACGCTCCAGAGCTTTTTCTAATTCAGCTATCAGTTCATCTGCACCCTGAAGCTGATTTGACCGAGCCTGACTTTCTAGCTTTGCTGCCAGGTCTGGCATTAATCTAATAGCAACGGTAGCACTTCCCCCTTTAAGTTGGTGAGCGCGACGGATGATGGTTTCGCAATCAACCGCCTTGAGTGCTACTTTGGCATCTTGCAGGTAAATTTGAGCATCATCCACAAAGGCTTGCAGTAGTTCGATTTGAAACTCAGCGTCTCCCCTAGAGAGTTCGTGCAGGCGATCGCGATCGACTGGCTCCTCTTCCGCTTTTGGATTTTGGATGTTGGATGCTGGATTTTCCTTTTGCTTCGCTGCTGGCTCATTTGGGTTATGAATCCAACGCTCTATAACTGCTTTCAATTCTTTCAAAGAAATTGGTTTACTTATGTAGTCATCCATACCTGCTGCCAGACATTTTTCGCGATCGCCGCTCATGGCATTGGCAGTCAAGGCAATAATTAAAGTGTGACTTTCCTTCCCTTCCCGGTCGCGAATCTTCCTCGTCGCTTCATAGCCATCTAGGACTGGCATCTGACAATCCATCAACACTAAATCGTAAGCTGCGTGCGTCATGCGGTCGAGTGCTTCTTGACCGTTAACGGCACAATCAGCCTCGTATCCCAAGACTTTGAGTTGATTCATTACGACTTTTTGGTTAATAGGTGTATCTTCTACTAACAAAACTTTGCAAATTTGCTTTTTACCGCTGTATTCTGATTGAATATTTTGCATAGTAAATATATCTTTACTAGGTTGAACGTAGATTGGCTCAAATTTTTCTTCTTTACCATAACCAAACTCAAGATTTAAAATTGGCGCTGCCGATTTTTTGCATGAATAACTTTTCTCGAAAGGCACTGCAAACCAAAACTCCGAACCTTTACCCAATTCGCTTGTAACGCCAATTTCACCACGCATTAATTCTACTAGCTGCTTGCAAATCGCCAAACCTAAGCCCGTACCTCCATATCTTCTAGTGGTTGAACCATCTACTTGAGAAAACGATTGAAACAACTTTTTCTGGTTTTCAGGCGCAATCCCAATACCAGTATCCTTAACGGAAAATCGAAGTATATAGCCGGAAAATTCCTCTAATTTTTGGCTCTTAGCCTCCTCTCCTCTAGTTGAGATAAAAGAGCTAGGCTCCCTTATTTCTACCGCGATCGCTACTTCTCCTTGGTTTGTAAATTTAATAGCATTCTCTGTTAAATTCACGAGAATTTGCCGCAGGCGCTTGGCATCTCCTACTAATTGTCGAGTTCCTTTACCTTCTACTGAAGCCCGCAGTCTGATCGCCTTTGCATTAGCTTGCGATACTACCATAGATACCACTTCTTCTAGAGTGCTATCTAAGTCAAACTCCACCTTCTCCAGCCGCATTTTTCCGGACTCTAGTTTAGAAAAATCGAGGATATCGTTAATTAGTTCCAGCAAGTTATCGCCACTAATTCTAATTGTCTGCACGAAGTCTCGCTGGTGCGCGTCAAGATTGGTTTTCAGCAGCAGATCCGTCATCCCAATCACGCCATTCATGGGGGTGCGAAATTCGTGACTTATATTAGCTAGAAATTGCGATTTGAGGCGGGAAGCTTCTAAAGCGGCTTCTTTTGCCGCTACTATTTCGGTGATATCTCTAATAGTACCGACTAATATTTTATTTCCCGATTCATCTTGGAAAATACTCTTTTTAGTGGAAATAATATGAGCTTTGCCTTCTGAGTCGGTAATTTTTTCCTCGTGTTGATTTTCAAGGCCACTGCTAAACACAAGGGCATCTTTTTCCCAAAATACATCTGCTTGTTCTTTAGGGAAAAAATCATAATCGGACTTGCCAATTAGTTGATTTTTGCTATATCCCAAAAAGTGACAAAGAGCATCATTAACTTTGAGCCAGCGATGTTGTTCGTCTTTGACAAAAACAGGATCGGCGATCGCATTCAGAGTATGATGCAAAAACTCTTGAGACTCTTTCAGTTGTTTTTCTATCTGCGCCCGATAGGTGATATCTGTATCCGTACCCGCCATCCTATACGGTTGCCCCTGGTCATCCCGCATGACAGTCCCGCGAGCTAGTATCCAACGAATGCTGCCATCTTTGTGAACCATTCGGTGTTCAATTTCGCATTGAGAAGTTACCCCCGCTAGATGTGCGTTAATCGCTGTCGCCATCGCCTCTCTATCATCGGGATGGACTAAAAGTAGCCAGTCATCAAGCTGGCTGTTGATTTCGCGATCGCTATAACCGAGCATGGATTTCAAGCTGGAAGAAATGTAGATTTCTTTAGTTTTAAGGTTCCAGTCCCATACGCCCATCGCAGAGCCACTGACGGCGATCGCGTATCTCTCTTCGCTCAAACGCAGCGCGGCTTCGGTAATGTTATGCGCTTGAATTTCGCTCCTCAACTGCTCGTTAACTGCTTGTAACTCAGCTGTGCGTTGTGCAACTCTATCTTCTAGTTCAACTTTCGCTTGTTGCAGCGCTGCTTCCGCCAGCTTGCGTTTGGTGATGTCTATCATCAAGCCATCCCAAAAAATTTTCCCCGACTCCAATCGTTCTGGTCTGGCAACAACAGCAATCCACTTGTTTTTACCCTTAACTATAATTCGCCCTTCCCATTGCCAAGGAGTTAAAGTTTGTGCAGAAATAGCCACACTTTCGTAGATAGATGCAAGATCGTCAGGATGAATTGTTCTCCAAAGCAAGTCAGCATTCTGCTGAATCTCAACAGGTTCTAACTCTAGAAGAGATAAGCAACCAGCACTAACATAAGGAAAGAAACCTTTACTATTGGGGTAGAGACAGTATCGATAAATTATTCCCGGCAAGTTAGCTGCTAACTTTTGGAATCGCACTTCAGATTGCTGTAAATATGACTCAGTAATCTGTCTTTCTGCCTTTTCATCTTCTAATTTTTCTATAGTCTGTTTTAATTGCGTGGTTCGTTCTATAACTCGATCTTCAAGCTCGGCATTCATTTTTGCCAGTGCTGCTTCTGCCAAGGTGCGATCGCCTATCTCTTTTTGTAGTTGTAAATTTTGTTCTTGGAGTTGGTAATATAGTTTCCGAATTGTCAAGTGAGTCTGCACCCGACTTAATACCTCTTCGTGCTGAATCGGCTTAGTAATGTAATCCACCGCCCCCACCTGAAAACCTTCTACCTTGCACCCCATCTCAGAAAGCGCCGTCATAAAAATCACGGGAATGTCTTTTGTTGACTCATTTGCTTTCAAGCGGCGACAAGTATCAAACCCGTCAATTTCCGGCATCAGGATATCCAAAAGGATAATATCTGGCTGGGCATATTCCGCTTGTCTAATAGCACTTTCTCCATCAAGAGCCACCAAAACTTCAAATCCAGAAGTGGTTAAATAATCCAGCATTGGCATCAAATTGCTGGGAGTATCGTCAACAATTAAAATAACCCCAATGGGAGAATTAGTATCGTTCATTTATACCTCCAAATTATATTGTTTTAATAATTCCTGGATTTGGTTCACCTGAAATGCGATCGCTAATTTACGCATATGGGTGGTAAAGGGAATAAACTTAGCATCTAGCCGTTCAAGTTTTTCTGCTCGCTCCAAAATGCCTTTAATATTTCCTCTCATAGCCAAATCGAGCAAAGCCGCAATCTCATCAGGTGGAGGAATGAATTTTGGATTTTCGCTTGCACTTAATAAGCTTAAATCGCTATATTCCTCTTCTTGGCTATTACATTCGTCTTTGATTAAAGACCTGTAAGAGGAAGTTTGCTGTTCATAAATCCATTCCAGTTGCAAATGCACCCGTAACTGTTCTAAAAGTTCTTGTATGCGTATAGGTTTAGAGATAAAAGCGTCACAACCTACAGCTAAACCTTTTTCATGGTTGTAGTCGAAAACGCTAGCTGACGTAGCGATGATCGTGACATCTTTCAATTGTGGGGACAGCCGCAGCAGCCTCGTAGCTTCAAAGCCGTCCATTACGGGCATAACTAGATCCATCAATATGCAATCTGGGTTAAACTCAGCAGCTTTGTTCAGAACGTCGCGCCCATCTTTTGCTTCAATTATTTCAAACCCTATAGGCAAGAGAGAATTGACTAATACAAAGCGATTTTCTGCTTTATCATCTACTACTATAATCTTTCGTTTATCACCTTTAAAACCCCTAATATTTCTTTCTTCTAATTGGCAGAACTCTTTGCTCCATGCTGGCACTTCAGTTATATCTATGTCCAGCCAAAATTTACTACCTCGATTCAATGTACTGGTTACATTTAACTTGCCTCCCATCAAGTCAACTAATTTTTTACTGATTGTCAATCCTAGCCCTGTTCCTTCCACTCTAAGGTTGCGATCGCCTACTTGTTGGAATGGCAAAAATATTTCTGATAAGTTTTCTGGTGCTATACCTATGCCCGTATCTTCTACCTCAAACCTAATTTTTGTAACTTTTAATTGTGAATTAGGTATCGATGACAGCCATTCTTCATTTTCCAATACATATCCAACTTTAAAAATTACCCCACCAGTTGAAGTAAACTTGACTGCATTGCTGAGTAAGTTGATGAGAACTTGCCGCAACCATTTTTCGTCCCCTTTAAGGGCAACAGGCAAGGGAGACGCCTGCTCGTAGCTAAAACTAATCCCTTTTTGTGCCGCCCGCATTCGGAATATGTCAGCAATATTTTTTATAAAAGATGGAAAATGAAAGTCAGTCATGTGGACTTCCATCTTCCCAGCTTCAATTTTACAAATATCTAAAATATCATTAATTAAATTTAATAAATGTTCGCCGCACTG comes from Microcoleus sp. FACHB-831 and encodes:
- a CDS encoding EAL domain-containing response regulator, whose translation is MKKILVIEDEPSISSLLIKILASEGFDVMSADTGLSGVQMAYKELPDLILCDIMLPFLDGYGILKHLRQNPATAVIPFIFLTGLADRSALRLGMKLGADDYLTKPFTRQELLDAIATRFNKQEVVKQQYTTALKQAAEQLNQLIHYDSLTNLPNRLLLREQFNQTVQQCGMSFTGKSGEGESTRNKPKLQPLGENQELNSSPGAFCFLSDSRMIPILSLSLDRFEWLNRTLGSKGSDLLLQALAERLILCAGDSNSVARLDTSQFAIIVNPTAQKQNAADVAQNILNALSLPFLLNTQELFITVSIGIAVYPEDGCDLDHLLDYSLAAMHGAKNKGGNCYEFYTAALSAKSIATLELESSLHYALERNELQLYYQPKVDVQTLAIVGAEALIRWQHPTRGMVSPVEFIPIAEETGLIVPIGQWVLLTACRQAKIWHDAGFQLSMAVNLSAYQFNQPDLSYQVVEILEDRDLEPKWLELELTESILVQNPEAAIATLKELKGLGIQISVDDFGTGYSSLTYLKQFPFDTLKIDRSFVCNLINDAKNAAITTALIQLAHSLNLTVIAEGVETEAELAFLRQHHCDAMQGYLFSPPVPPPAFELLLKAGKQLHFEL
- a CDS encoding sensor histidine kinase — protein: MSKILVVEDDSATRLLLKRDLQLSGYEVVVAKNGEEGLKQAFEVRPALMLCDWMLPLMDGVEICRRLKATPDLASTFFILLTARGTVADRVEGLDAGADDFLSKPIDPNELLARVRAGLRLYRYQQQLSEANQQLSQALQELRQTQAQLVQSEKMSGLGQMVAGIAHEINNPITFISGNLAHTSEYVNDLLELMHLYQKHYPNPVVEVKRAAEEIDFEFVTRDLPKTLESMQNGAFRIRDIILSLRKFSRLDEAEIKKADIHEGLDNTLLILQHRLHRNSLENLSPNWDYSIEIIKEYDSLPLVECYPGQLNQVFFNLLNNALDALEKAQELVPQDQESFAAANLILQPFNRGRLKDDNEEERRSPTIKIRTRMSDENHIEIRICDNGSGMTPEVRGRLFDPFFTTKPVGSGTGLGLSICYQIVVGRHGGQLKCNSQLGVGTELVMQIPIRQFNDKKI
- a CDS encoding response regulator; amino-acid sequence: MNDTNSPIGVILIVDDTPSNLMPMLDYLTTSGFEVLVALDGESAIRQAEYAQPDIILLDILMPEIDGFDTCRRLKANESTKDIPVIFMTALSEMGCKVEGFQVGAVDYITKPIQHEEVLSRVQTHLTIRKLYYQLQEQNLQLQKEIGDRTLAEAALAKMNAELEDRVIERTTQLKQTIEKLEDEKAERQITESYLQQSEVRFQKLAANLPGIIYRYCLYPNSKGFFPYVSAGCLSLLELEPVEIQQNADLLWRTIHPDDLASIYESVAISAQTLTPWQWEGRIIVKGKNKWIAVVARPERLESGKIFWDGLMIDITKRKLAEAALQQAKVELEDRVAQRTAELQAVNEQLRSEIQAHNITEAALRLSEERYAIAVSGSAMGVWDWNLKTKEIYISSSLKSMLGYSDREINSQLDDWLLLVHPDDREAMATAINAHLAGVTSQCEIEHRMVHKDGSIRWILARGTVMRDDQGQPYRMAGTDTDITYRAQIEKQLKESQEFLHHTLNAIADPVFVKDEQHRWLKVNDALCHFLGYSKNQLIGKSDYDFFPKEQADVFWEKDALVFSSGLENQHEEKITDSEGKAHIISTKKSIFQDESGNKILVGTIRDITEIVAAKEAALEASRLKSQFLANISHEFRTPMNGVIGMTDLLLKTNLDAHQRDFVQTIRISGDNLLELINDILDFSKLESGKMRLEKVEFDLDSTLEEVVSMVVSQANAKAIRLRASVEGKGTRQLVGDAKRLRQILVNLTENAIKFTNQGEVAIAVEIREPSSFISTRGEEAKSQKLEEFSGYILRFSVKDTGIGIAPENQKKLFQSFSQVDGSTTRRYGGTGLGLAICKQLVELMRGEIGVTSELGKGSEFWFAVPFEKSYSCKKSAAPILNLEFGYGKEEKFEPIYVQPSKDIFTMQNIQSEYSGKKQICKVLLVEDTPINQKVVMNQLKVLGYEADCAVNGQEALDRMTHAAYDLVLMDCQMPVLDGYEATRKIRDREGKESHTLIIALTANAMSGDREKCLAAGMDDYISKPISLKELKAVIERWIHNPNEPAAKQKENPASNIQNPKAEEEPVDRDRLHELSRGDAEFQIELLQAFVDDAQIYLQDAKVALKAVDCETIIRRAHQLKGGSATVAIRLMPDLAAKLESQARSNQLQGADELIAELEKALERVKAFIAAC